Proteins encoded together in one uncultured Sphaerochaeta sp. window:
- a CDS encoding alpha/beta fold hydrolase — protein sequence MYKSVELLVGSKLLRGCVRAPEGEGPFPAVCFFHGFSVDKIGLMRLHELFARRCVNEGFACVRFDFYGCGESEGDFNEMRFSDEVEQAKAIYSWTVDQNFADAQNVFLAGHSMGGAIVSMIAPLLQPKGAILWSPGNSAYYDISERVHAIPGHYKDFYDIGGLALSGAFLSEIRAIDMVKEAEGYNTEVLLIHGEKDEKIPISSIGLYLDMYGKNLTTEIIWGANHQFSSLDWKQQVYDKSIEYLKRRVSQ from the coding sequence ATGTACAAGAGTGTTGAATTATTAGTAGGAAGCAAGCTTTTGCGGGGTTGTGTAAGAGCTCCTGAGGGGGAAGGTCCCTTTCCTGCTGTTTGTTTTTTCCACGGATTTTCTGTAGATAAGATTGGTCTGATGAGACTTCATGAACTTTTTGCAAGAAGATGTGTCAACGAAGGATTTGCCTGCGTACGATTCGATTTTTATGGGTGTGGAGAGAGTGAAGGCGATTTCAATGAAATGCGATTCTCAGATGAGGTGGAGCAGGCAAAAGCTATCTACTCTTGGACAGTGGACCAGAATTTTGCAGATGCCCAGAATGTGTTTCTTGCAGGCCATAGTATGGGTGGTGCCATCGTTTCGATGATAGCCCCACTGCTCCAACCGAAAGGAGCAATTCTTTGGTCACCTGGGAACTCTGCTTACTATGATATCAGTGAAAGGGTCCATGCCATACCCGGCCATTATAAGGATTTCTATGATATCGGCGGGTTGGCTCTTTCAGGTGCGTTTCTCAGTGAGATACGTGCCATTGATATGGTGAAGGAAGCAGAAGGGTACAATACAGAGGTGTTGTTGATCCATGGAGAGAAGGATGAAAAAATACCTATCTCTTCTATAGGGCTTTATCTTGACATGTATGGAAAAAATCTGACGACGGAGATTATCTGGGGAGCAAATCATCAGTTCAGTTCTCTTGACTGGAAACAGCAGGTATATGACAAGAGTATCGAGTATCTTAAAAGAAGGGTTTCCCAATAG
- a CDS encoding TRAP transporter large permease, translating into MIGIMLGVLFLLLFLTVPIGISLGISCIAAFSAADLGSNMIAMLAQSTVTSLDSFSLLAIPFFMLVGSLMEKGGIAKKLVDVAEMLTGSMAGGLGMAAIVASMFFAAISGSGPATAAAIGGIMLGAMKSQGYSRGYGGAVIAAGSTIGPVIPPSIPMIMYGVTVGVSVSYLFIAGIIPGILMGGVLMLYNYYASKKRGYRGVEAQARSSREKLRVYKKAIPAILMPIIILGGIYSGVFTPTESSVIGVVYALVVSVFVYKSLSWKDFTGALFDAAITSATLMILFGAANTFGRILTMYDIPIMITEGMLAITKSKILIMLMINIALLVIGMFIDTISSIVLFGPIFAPIAIALGYDPLHFGVIMVVNLCIGMITPPMGGNLFVAQRVSGSSFEEIIKDTFPMIIVMFALLAFLIVFPDITLALPRLMGYRG; encoded by the coding sequence ATGATAGGCATCATGCTAGGGGTTTTGTTTCTTCTCTTGTTCCTCACTGTTCCTATCGGCATCAGCTTGGGGATAAGCTGTATTGCCGCCTTCTCGGCAGCTGATTTGGGAAGCAATATGATAGCCATGTTGGCTCAGTCCACCGTTACCAGCCTTGATTCATTTTCCCTATTGGCCATTCCTTTTTTCATGTTGGTGGGGAGCCTTATGGAAAAGGGCGGTATAGCCAAGAAATTGGTGGATGTAGCTGAAATGCTTACGGGATCCATGGCAGGTGGATTGGGAATGGCAGCTATCGTTGCTTCCATGTTCTTTGCTGCTATCTCAGGATCTGGGCCCGCAACTGCTGCCGCCATTGGAGGCATCATGCTGGGGGCAATGAAATCACAAGGCTATAGTCGTGGCTATGGTGGAGCAGTCATTGCAGCTGGTAGCACTATCGGCCCGGTAATTCCTCCCAGTATCCCTATGATCATGTATGGAGTCACCGTCGGGGTGTCTGTAAGCTATCTTTTTATAGCAGGTATTATCCCCGGGATTCTTATGGGTGGGGTCTTGATGCTCTACAACTACTATGCATCGAAGAAGCGAGGATATCGTGGTGTTGAAGCCCAAGCAAGAAGTAGCAGAGAGAAGCTTCGGGTGTACAAAAAAGCCATTCCGGCCATCCTTATGCCTATCATTATTCTTGGAGGTATCTACTCAGGGGTGTTCACTCCTACCGAATCTTCTGTAATTGGTGTGGTATATGCTCTTGTTGTCAGTGTATTCGTGTATAAATCGCTTTCTTGGAAAGATTTTACCGGGGCTTTGTTTGATGCAGCCATTACGTCAGCAACTTTGATGATTCTTTTTGGAGCAGCCAATACGTTCGGAAGAATCCTCACAATGTACGATATTCCCATCATGATAACCGAAGGGATGCTTGCCATCACCAAGTCTAAGATTTTGATTATGCTTATGATCAACATTGCATTGCTTGTTATTGGTATGTTCATAGATACCATCTCCTCAATTGTATTGTTCGGACCAATTTTTGCACCGATTGCTATTGCTCTGGGCTACGATCCCCTGCACTTCGGAGTCATCATGGTCGTTAATCTCTGTATTGGTATGATTACCCCGCCAATGGGTGGGAATTTGTTTGTTGCACAACGAGTTTCGGGCAGCTCCTTTGAAGAAATAATCAAGGATACTTTCCCAATGATCATTGTTATGTTCGCGCTCTTGGCCTTCTTGATTGTATTCCCAGACATTACCTTGGCCCTGCCAAGATTAATGGGGTATCGAGGTTGA
- a CDS encoding helix-turn-helix domain-containing protein, whose protein sequence is MVDSLAKMVGSLQKDVDKSSRYAFQSDYALFIDQLFYASSASHITYTSLLATKLGIDLSLNRLVCLLYIKDREGMPLADSRLLYALIRTIRTRMTNKNQDIVGLLGTSRIVYCPYAETDFFSREKLENQLQALAATLANTYPVIVSVSVGLYAQHVLEYGQSLRSIPAVVQQNTSNKSGSIIFAEDHLVDYLLQIIPKSVLDHFLGYAVHYLQENPVVYETLQALVCNDMDIYSTATQLQVHRNTVIFRINQIKEVLSLNPLHQDSDRFKVILIYTYARTHLNKEI, encoded by the coding sequence ATGGTAGATTCGCTTGCAAAGATGGTTGGGTCATTGCAAAAGGATGTCGACAAAAGCAGCCGGTATGCATTCCAAAGTGACTATGCCTTGTTTATTGACCAATTGTTCTATGCTTCCAGCGCTAGCCATATCACCTATACCTCGTTGTTGGCTACCAAACTGGGAATAGACCTCTCACTGAATCGACTGGTCTGTCTTCTCTATATCAAGGACCGTGAAGGAATGCCGCTTGCTGATTCTAGGTTGCTGTATGCACTGATTCGTACAATCAGAACCAGAATGACAAATAAGAACCAGGATATTGTGGGACTTCTGGGTACTAGTCGGATAGTCTACTGCCCGTATGCCGAAACAGATTTTTTCTCTCGGGAGAAGTTGGAAAACCAGCTGCAGGCTCTCGCAGCTACGCTTGCTAATACATACCCAGTAATAGTCTCCGTCAGTGTAGGTCTCTATGCCCAACATGTGCTTGAGTATGGACAGAGTTTGAGATCAATTCCGGCTGTGGTTCAACAGAATACTTCGAACAAATCGGGTAGTATTATCTTTGCTGAAGACCATCTAGTTGATTATCTTCTTCAGATAATCCCCAAATCTGTCTTGGATCATTTTTTAGGATATGCAGTACACTATCTTCAAGAAAATCCTGTTGTATATGAGACGCTTCAAGCCTTGGTTTGCAATGATATGGATATCTATTCTACGGCAACGCAACTACAGGTGCATAGAAATACCGTAATATTTCGGATCAATCAGATCAAAGAGGTTCTTTCTCTAAATCCTCTTCACCAGGACAGTGATCGGTTCAAGGTTATACTTATCTATACATATGCACGAACCCATTTAAACAAGGAGATATAA
- a CDS encoding TRAP transporter small permease: MGMTVITATTVLTRFCFNYTLSWAEQLSRFLLVWISFAGISWAGKIDVHMRVTAVSLLTKKHPWFFKVILLIGDFISVIYSLYLTYRIYLFMLMVKKQGQILSSLPWIPKWVMYLAGVLGMTGLAIRIIQRRTIWFLEKKNRIFKGETL; encoded by the coding sequence ATGGGTATGACAGTAATTACTGCTACAACCGTACTAACAAGATTCTGTTTCAACTACACACTCTCATGGGCCGAACAGTTATCACGATTCCTTCTCGTCTGGATATCCTTTGCGGGAATCAGTTGGGCAGGCAAAATTGATGTCCATATGAGAGTTACTGCAGTCAGTTTATTGACAAAGAAGCATCCGTGGTTTTTTAAAGTAATTTTACTGATCGGAGATTTCATCAGCGTTATCTACAGTCTGTATCTTACCTATCGGATTTATCTCTTCATGCTGATGGTAAAAAAGCAAGGACAGATTCTTTCATCCTTGCCTTGGATCCCCAAATGGGTAATGTACCTTGCAGGAGTATTGGGAATGACCGGTTTGGCTATACGTATTATTCAACGCAGGACAATCTGGTTCCTGGAAAAAAAGAATCGAATATTCAAAGGAGAAACACTATGA
- a CDS encoding SIS domain-containing protein, which translates to MDRKRVNACIEEIVKARKADGGLKQVFWVAAGGSNGGFFPAQYFMDRESKSLRSQSFTSNEFFLAPPSSLGKNSLVILCSMRGTAETCDAASLAKERGATTIALYIEESKLTEVCDYSFAYESISYDETEASEMNASYGLFLAMVLLKKLENYEHFDLAIESFSVLDRVYRDAWNYTLPLAKKWAERNKNESVIWVLAGGPAYGAGYIFSICNLEEMQWISSPTVNTCEFVHGPFECTDKNLPMFILISEGRTRPADERVLAFLKKHTDQNIYVLDAKELGLSRIDKRVSEYFNHLLFSPILNNVYLRALAIAKNHDYHYRRYMWQEKY; encoded by the coding sequence ATGGATAGGAAACGGGTAAACGCATGTATTGAAGAGATTGTGAAGGCTAGAAAGGCCGATGGCGGTTTGAAGCAAGTATTCTGGGTAGCAGCTGGGGGGTCAAACGGTGGTTTTTTCCCTGCCCAGTATTTTATGGATCGAGAAAGTAAGAGCTTGCGCTCACAGAGCTTCACCAGCAATGAGTTCTTCCTTGCTCCCCCCTCCAGCCTAGGAAAAAACTCGTTGGTCATACTGTGTTCCATGCGAGGCACTGCAGAAACCTGTGATGCTGCATCTCTTGCAAAGGAGAGAGGTGCTACTACCATAGCGCTCTACATCGAGGAATCGAAACTTACCGAAGTTTGTGACTACTCGTTTGCCTATGAAAGCATTTCCTATGACGAGACAGAAGCCTCTGAGATGAATGCGAGTTATGGATTGTTCCTTGCTATGGTACTTTTGAAAAAATTGGAAAATTATGAGCATTTTGATTTAGCAATCGAGAGTTTTAGTGTACTCGACCGTGTGTATCGAGATGCTTGGAATTATACCCTCCCCTTGGCAAAGAAGTGGGCTGAGAGAAATAAGAATGAGTCGGTTATCTGGGTGTTAGCTGGAGGCCCGGCCTATGGAGCTGGGTATATTTTCTCTATTTGTAATTTGGAGGAGATGCAGTGGATTTCTTCTCCAACAGTCAATACCTGTGAGTTCGTGCATGGTCCGTTTGAATGCACTGACAAGAATCTTCCCATGTTCATCCTCATTAGCGAAGGGAGGACCAGACCTGCTGATGAACGAGTGCTCGCTTTCTTAAAGAAGCATACAGATCAGAATATCTATGTTTTGGATGCAAAAGAGTTGGGCTTGAGTAGAATTGATAAGCGTGTCAGTGAATATTTCAACCATCTGCTCTTTTCTCCCATTCTCAACAATGTGTATCTCAGGGCATTGGCTATCGCCAAGAATCATGATTACCACTATCGCAGGTATATGTGGCAAGAAAAGTATTAA
- a CDS encoding GFA family protein: MHKHKGSCLCGKVTFEVEGDFESFFLCHCNLCRKDTGSAHAANLFSSSAHLKWLSGENLVKTFDFQGSGHIKSFCTECGSALPNLQMGGKLLVVPAGSLDSEVSLRPNAHIFNSDKASWDHDLEHIHRFEGLPE; encoded by the coding sequence ATGCACAAGCACAAAGGTTCATGTCTCTGTGGAAAAGTAACATTTGAGGTAGAAGGTGACTTTGAGTCTTTCTTTCTCTGTCATTGCAACCTATGCCGTAAGGATACAGGTTCAGCCCATGCAGCCAATCTGTTCTCCTCTTCAGCTCACCTCAAATGGCTCTCAGGAGAGAACCTGGTGAAAACCTTTGACTTTCAGGGAAGCGGGCATATCAAGAGCTTCTGCACCGAATGCGGGTCAGCACTCCCCAATCTCCAGATGGGAGGAAAGCTGCTGGTAGTACCAGCCGGATCGCTCGACAGCGAGGTATCCCTTCGTCCCAATGCCCATATCTTCAACTCCGATAAGGCATCCTGGGATCATGACCTGGAGCATATCCACCGTTTTGAAGGGCTGCCGGAATAG
- a CDS encoding diguanylate cyclase, translating to MREHYLHRELYALVKSDTSIFEFIQSGALDGMWYWDMEQMENEWMSPKFWEILGYDPAEKQHLAAEWQDIINPEDLALAKENITKHLADPQYPYDQVVRYTHKNGSTIWIRCRGLAIRDKNGKPLRMLGAHTDITALKQTEQELMRLADEYEKVFNGTQDAMFLMRVTEDGNFRFIRNNSAHQIKTGITQEAIRDKSPQDLLGKEMGGVVARNYQKCVNAEHSITYEETLVLPEGKRFWLTTLTPIMKEGRVAYIVGSARDLTKRKTLELQLQQYANYDTLTGLPNRRVFYERLEQLVTERAEGGPSIALLYIDLDGFKEINDTYGHEAGDVVLTTVGNRLVKFIGPLDFVARLGGDEFALVLSEVKERTDVDRLAASIHASFQEVMTTKGGTYQVGASIGIALYPESSSGSESLVRNADSAMYEVKRNGKGGVRIFT from the coding sequence ATGAGAGAACACTACCTTCACAGAGAACTATACGCTCTGGTTAAATCAGATACCAGTATTTTTGAGTTCATTCAATCAGGAGCACTGGACGGTATGTGGTACTGGGACATGGAGCAAATGGAAAATGAGTGGATGAGCCCCAAGTTCTGGGAAATTCTTGGCTATGACCCAGCAGAGAAGCAGCACCTTGCTGCTGAGTGGCAGGACATCATCAACCCAGAGGACCTGGCACTGGCAAAAGAGAACATCACCAAACACCTTGCCGATCCCCAGTACCCCTATGACCAGGTGGTACGCTATACCCACAAGAATGGTTCCACAATCTGGATTCGTTGTAGAGGCCTTGCGATCAGGGACAAGAACGGAAAACCCTTAAGAATGCTCGGAGCCCACACAGACATCACGGCCTTGAAGCAAACAGAGCAGGAACTCATGCGACTAGCAGATGAGTATGAAAAGGTGTTCAATGGTACGCAAGATGCCATGTTCCTTATGCGTGTTACTGAGGACGGGAACTTCCGTTTCATCCGAAACAACAGTGCTCACCAGATCAAGACAGGTATTACGCAGGAGGCAATCAGGGATAAGAGCCCCCAAGATCTCCTTGGCAAGGAGATGGGGGGCGTGGTAGCAAGAAACTACCAGAAGTGCGTCAATGCTGAACACTCCATCACCTATGAGGAAACCTTGGTGCTTCCGGAAGGAAAACGGTTCTGGTTGACCACCCTTACCCCGATCATGAAGGAAGGACGAGTAGCCTATATCGTAGGATCGGCAAGGGACCTGACCAAGCGAAAGACCCTCGAGCTGCAGCTACAGCAGTACGCAAACTATGATACGCTCACAGGGTTGCCCAACCGAAGGGTGTTCTACGAACGGCTGGAACAGTTGGTAACAGAGCGAGCAGAGGGAGGCCCCTCCATTGCCCTACTCTACATTGACCTGGATGGGTTCAAGGAGATAAACGATACCTACGGTCATGAGGCCGGGGACGTGGTCCTCACCACAGTAGGGAATCGTTTGGTGAAGTTCATCGGTCCCTTAGATTTCGTTGCCCGCCTGGGAGGTGATGAGTTTGCCCTGGTCCTTTCAGAAGTAAAAGAAAGAACCGATGTCGATAGGCTTGCTGCATCCATCCACGCATCCTTCCAGGAGGTGATGACTACCAAAGGCGGAACCTATCAGGTAGGAGCGAGTATTGGTATTGCCCTCTACCCTGAAAGCAGTAGCGGCAGTGAATCATTGGTCCGTAATGCCGATAGTGCGATGTATGAAGTAAAGAGGAATGGAAAAGGTGGGGTGAGGATCTTTACATGA
- a CDS encoding TRAP transporter substrate-binding protein has product MKRMKTIALFVILVALSVTFIGCNKSNLTSSTDNQQIPEESVKTAEGDIDYTKGDKVTIKIAHVSQSGVPIDVASKQIGDILSEKTGGRITAKVFAASALGNNTELLEQLQAGTLEMAISSVAFLGAFTETTKLLDLPYLFKSNAAAEEVLDGAVGQEIFAELEKAGFHGLAWLATGWRHLTANKEIHAPADLNGLKVRVMENQMHIDHFNALGASAVPMAFSELYTALQNKTMDSQENPFANINGSRLFEVQKFIIKTGHIYDTSPLLASAQWWGTLSKSDQDLIQKVISEVLVFERTLSAENETQLEKELGSNGTNVVITLTSEERAKFREAAQAVYDKYAPTIGADLISQVDAVNAKY; this is encoded by the coding sequence ATGAAGCGTATGAAAACTATTGCCCTGTTTGTTATCCTTGTTGCTCTTTCTGTAACTTTCATCGGTTGCAATAAAAGTAATCTGACGAGTTCCACTGATAACCAGCAAATACCAGAAGAAAGTGTAAAAACTGCAGAAGGAGATATTGATTACACCAAAGGTGACAAGGTCACTATTAAAATTGCCCACGTAAGTCAATCTGGAGTCCCTATTGATGTGGCATCAAAACAAATTGGGGATATCCTGTCAGAAAAAACCGGAGGACGTATTACTGCAAAAGTGTTTGCAGCATCAGCACTGGGAAATAACACGGAACTTTTAGAACAACTGCAAGCCGGAACATTAGAAATGGCCATCTCTTCCGTTGCCTTCTTAGGAGCCTTTACGGAAACAACAAAATTGCTTGACCTTCCCTACCTGTTCAAATCCAATGCAGCAGCAGAAGAAGTTTTGGACGGTGCTGTAGGGCAGGAAATTTTTGCTGAACTCGAAAAAGCAGGATTCCATGGTTTGGCATGGTTGGCGACCGGATGGAGACATCTCACTGCCAACAAAGAAATTCATGCACCTGCAGACTTGAACGGTTTGAAGGTGAGAGTAATGGAAAACCAGATGCATATTGATCATTTCAATGCTTTGGGTGCTTCTGCAGTACCGATGGCTTTTTCCGAGTTGTATACTGCCTTGCAGAATAAAACTATGGATAGCCAAGAAAATCCGTTTGCCAACATAAATGGAAGTCGTCTTTTTGAAGTTCAAAAATTTATCATTAAGACTGGCCATATCTATGACACCAGTCCATTGCTTGCCTCAGCACAATGGTGGGGAACGTTGAGCAAGAGCGATCAGGATTTGATTCAAAAGGTAATATCTGAAGTACTTGTTTTCGAACGCACATTGTCTGCCGAAAATGAAACCCAATTGGAAAAAGAGTTAGGGTCAAACGGAACGAATGTGGTAATTACCCTGACATCTGAGGAACGGGCAAAATTCAGAGAAGCTGCACAGGCAGTGTACGACAAGTATGCCCCAACGATTGGTGCTGACTTGATCTCACAGGTTGATGCTGTGAATGCCAAGTATTGA
- a CDS encoding GGDEF domain-containing protein, with translation MSFKRKLIFLLLCSVTAAVAPVAYYVYEETKEILVQETQEKAIDIAVTISAFLTDEISEYRALSEAESLLVGSELEAYYLSRNTIFQEIKNHTDVDFVFTGAYVDEKTNRYILDGEDPTSEFFSPFGSIDPLNPLEKEVYLTGKPVASEIEEDPIWGEYLTGYSAIIDHRDNTLVGWVGVDYESSAIQVRYARVSWILGICFALFIVTTSAVLYFIILFIHGRIHSDYLTKLENSRSFSRYLAHLIKQKIPFFLFMLDVDKFKAINDTYGHRVGDIVLSQIAKRLDETTQLAGKCFRYGGDEFTILYPTSSLAKAELLKEEIQAEIETITVPELRGTHLAISVGLAAWQEDMSAEELLRKADKELYRDKKR, from the coding sequence ATGTCATTCAAACGCAAACTAATCTTTCTTCTCCTCTGCTCGGTGACTGCCGCAGTTGCTCCGGTTGCCTATTATGTGTATGAGGAGACCAAGGAGATCCTGGTTCAGGAAACACAGGAAAAAGCGATTGATATTGCCGTTACCATCTCAGCATTCCTGACTGATGAGATAAGCGAATACCGTGCACTTTCTGAGGCTGAAAGCTTATTGGTCGGAAGCGAACTGGAAGCGTATTACCTGAGTCGAAATACCATCTTCCAAGAGATAAAGAACCATACCGATGTCGACTTTGTCTTCACTGGTGCGTATGTGGATGAAAAGACCAATCGTTATATCTTGGACGGGGAAGACCCCACAAGTGAGTTTTTCTCTCCCTTCGGTAGTATCGACCCACTGAACCCCCTGGAAAAGGAAGTGTACCTCACAGGCAAACCTGTCGCTAGTGAAATTGAGGAAGACCCCATTTGGGGTGAGTACCTCACCGGGTACAGTGCGATCATCGACCATCGTGACAACACACTGGTGGGATGGGTCGGCGTAGATTACGAGTCTTCAGCCATCCAAGTTCGTTATGCACGAGTGTCCTGGATACTGGGCATCTGCTTTGCTCTGTTTATCGTCACCACCTCAGCGGTGTTATATTTCATTATCCTCTTCATCCATGGCCGTATCCATAGTGACTACCTGACCAAGTTGGAAAACAGCAGGTCTTTCTCACGGTATCTCGCTCATCTGATCAAGCAGAAGATCCCATTCTTCCTCTTCATGCTGGATGTAGACAAGTTCAAGGCGATCAACGACACGTACGGCCATAGAGTTGGAGATATTGTACTTTCCCAAATTGCAAAACGACTGGATGAGACAACCCAGCTTGCAGGTAAGTGTTTCCGCTACGGTGGCGACGAGTTCACCATCCTCTATCCCACCAGTTCACTTGCCAAGGCTGAACTTCTGAAAGAGGAAATCCAGGCAGAGATCGAAACTATCACTGTACCAGAACTACGAGGCACACACCTTGCAATAAGTGTAGGGCTTGCAGCTTGGCAGGAAGACATGAGCGCAGAAGAACTGCTTCGTAAAGCTGACAAGGAACTCTATAGAGATAAGAAGCGGTGA
- the dctP gene encoding TRAP transporter substrate-binding protein DctP — MYLTHNDVQTTISLLQATFDIPTALVDLQWNILGLTQMQASTQLQKIIRYCASSENPTQIARDMLATLFTFSYQRKTICHILLLKANAEAYCQFIASLLTLHMQSHVEVVPNHPFNIRTMLVNQLANTSGTNPEIATFLSELGYTEETPRCAILLFLSYPESLPTKFDLNFLETSYTQMMQDSDLFSKEDIYGPLNADQFIIYKQVESLQFPFYKEKIVSFVAYLKTMFLQHYGITIQATAGTPYTQLTSLKQSYKEAMFLQSNFAYLYTREEPCIFLDQNIFEYLTSLLPHSYLKTRFKPFDHLLQENPACRETLLALTKRNTNLVCCAKELCLHRNTVLQRFTKLKSLLDINPLYHDKDRLILRSYALYQNKRIDLHVGIIIQPNSVLHQGMQKMAEVIAKKSGDNMVLNIHTISTSGDNHMLFELLCQGSLDVVVVASSALNNATNNRSALLELPFLFDSYEEARQLMKDLIIPELDGPLVAIGAKCLGLWSMGWRYITSRDAPIQRPYDMQGKKMRIMYNDTMTEYFKNLGTIPIQMNYGDVAKSLETGIIDCQENPYSNILEMQFYQYQKYITLLKFHLSTEACLISQQTWTKLSEPQRAIIISAMEETTEWIYREQQIFNAQCCNTLVEEKGMELVDVSHQQELEWRAFAKELYVDTSNQDLLKKIIRAKKADHAKKQSRYIL, encoded by the coding sequence ATGTACCTAACCCACAATGATGTTCAGACTACCATTTCCCTTTTGCAAGCTACTTTTGACATCCCTACTGCTCTTGTAGACTTACAATGGAACATACTTGGATTGACACAGATGCAGGCATCCACGCAGCTGCAAAAAATTATTAGATACTGTGCATCATCCGAAAATCCGACACAAATAGCGAGAGACATGCTGGCAACTCTTTTCACTTTTTCTTATCAGAGAAAAACAATATGTCATATTCTCCTGCTGAAAGCCAATGCCGAGGCATACTGCCAGTTCATCGCTTCTCTACTTACCTTGCATATGCAGTCTCATGTCGAAGTAGTGCCTAACCACCCCTTCAACATCCGTACCATGTTGGTAAACCAGTTAGCAAATACCAGTGGAACCAACCCGGAGATAGCTACTTTTCTTTCGGAACTTGGCTACACAGAGGAGACACCTCGATGTGCCATCCTTCTCTTTTTATCCTATCCTGAAAGTCTGCCTACCAAATTTGACCTCAATTTTCTGGAAACCAGTTATACCCAGATGATGCAAGATTCTGACCTATTTAGTAAAGAAGATATATATGGTCCTTTGAATGCCGATCAATTTATAATATACAAACAAGTTGAATCCTTGCAGTTTCCTTTTTACAAGGAGAAAATTGTTTCTTTTGTTGCCTATTTGAAAACAATGTTCTTGCAACATTATGGGATTACCATTCAAGCTACGGCCGGCACCCCCTATACGCAGTTAACTTCTCTGAAACAGAGTTACAAAGAAGCAATGTTTCTACAATCGAACTTTGCATATCTATATACAAGAGAGGAACCCTGTATTTTCTTGGACCAGAATATTTTTGAGTACCTGACATCCTTGCTCCCTCATTCATACTTGAAGACTCGGTTCAAACCCTTTGATCATTTACTGCAGGAAAATCCTGCATGCAGGGAAACTCTCCTGGCCTTAACAAAAAGGAATACCAATCTGGTATGTTGTGCTAAGGAGTTATGCCTGCATCGGAATACAGTACTCCAACGTTTTACCAAGTTGAAATCTTTGTTGGATATAAATCCTCTGTACCATGATAAGGATCGATTGATTTTACGTTCCTACGCATTATATCAGAATAAACGAATCGATCTTCATGTAGGGATCATTATACAACCCAATAGTGTGTTGCATCAGGGAATGCAAAAAATGGCTGAGGTCATTGCAAAGAAAAGTGGCGATAATATGGTACTAAACATTCATACCATTTCTACTTCAGGGGATAATCACATGCTCTTTGAACTGCTTTGCCAAGGGTCCTTGGATGTTGTTGTGGTAGCAAGCAGTGCATTGAACAATGCGACAAATAACCGTTCCGCTCTTCTCGAATTGCCCTTCCTCTTTGATTCTTATGAAGAAGCCCGTCAGCTTATGAAGGACCTTATTATTCCAGAATTGGATGGGCCTCTTGTAGCTATAGGAGCAAAGTGTTTGGGTCTCTGGTCAATGGGATGGCGATATATTACTTCTAGAGATGCTCCCATTCAGAGACCTTACGATATGCAAGGAAAGAAAATGCGCATCATGTACAACGATACAATGACAGAATATTTTAAAAACCTTGGAACGATTCCCATCCAAATGAACTATGGTGATGTTGCAAAATCCTTAGAAACAGGAATTATCGATTGTCAGGAAAATCCCTACAGTAACATTCTGGAAATGCAGTTCTACCAATACCAAAAGTACATCACCCTTTTAAAATTCCACCTCAGTACTGAGGCTTGCCTTATTTCTCAGCAAACCTGGACAAAGCTTTCGGAACCTCAACGAGCCATTATAATTTCGGCAATGGAAGAGACCACCGAATGGATTTACAGGGAGCAACAAATTTTCAATGCGCAATGTTGCAATACATTAGTAGAAGAAAAAGGGATGGAATTGGTTGATGTCTCTCACCAGCAGGAATTGGAATGGAGGGCTTTTGCCAAAGAGTTGTATGTGGATACATCCAACCAAGATTTATTAAAAAAAATTATCCGTGCAAAGAAGGCTGATCATGCAAAAAAACAATCTCGATACATTTTATGA